One part of the Lysobacterales bacterium genome encodes these proteins:
- the radC gene encoding DNA repair protein RadC: MSIRHWPEAERPREKLLKRGAQALGDAELLALFLGSGTAGEDAVGCARGLIARHGGLAALASLGSEALLRERGLGPARVALLLAAHELGARCLSAQLQRGPAISDERSAGLLFRQRLQRAPHEVFACMFLDSRHRMLAFEELFRGTIDGSEVHPREVVRRCLAHNAAAVIFGHNHPSGVAEPSAADRQITRRLQDALALIDVRVLDHFIVGEGEPYSFAARGMI; encoded by the coding sequence ATGTCGATCCGTCATTGGCCGGAGGCCGAGCGCCCCCGCGAGAAGCTGTTGAAGCGCGGCGCTCAAGCCCTGGGCGACGCCGAGCTGCTGGCCCTGTTCCTGGGCTCGGGCACCGCTGGCGAGGATGCCGTGGGCTGCGCCCGGGGCCTGATCGCCCGCCACGGCGGCCTCGCGGCGCTGGCTTCGCTGGGCTCGGAGGCCCTGCTGCGCGAACGTGGCCTGGGCCCGGCACGGGTCGCCCTGCTGCTGGCGGCGCACGAGCTCGGCGCGCGCTGCTTGAGTGCACAGCTTCAGCGCGGCCCCGCCATCAGCGACGAGCGCAGCGCTGGCCTGCTGTTCCGCCAGCGCCTGCAGCGTGCACCACACGAGGTCTTCGCCTGCATGTTCCTCGACAGCCGCCACCGCATGCTGGCCTTCGAAGAGCTCTTCCGCGGCACCATCGACGGTTCGGAAGTGCATCCGCGCGAGGTGGTGCGGCGCTGTCTCGCCCACAACGCCGCCGCCGTGATCTTCGGCCACAACCATCCCAGCGGGGTCGCTGAACCTTCGGCGGCAGACCGCCAGATCACCCGCCGACTGCAGGACGCGCTCGCCTTGATCGACGTGCGCGTGCTGGATCATTTCATCGTGGGCGAAGGCGAGCCTTACTCGTTTGCGGCCAGAGGGATGATCTAG
- a CDS encoding lipase — protein sequence MQARLTLALALSAALLAGCSGSSNSPRAVPVTPATNNNGTPVAGIITARFDPAAGVVPTPNNLLLSGTTDLTLNIPVAGGEGSTNFGDPQVAINTLDGWSTTSPWSFSFSDAPNAASVVPGQSVRLFEVALTGPGGGVTRVVRELTPGVDFATAPQASDSTGRSWAIVPLKPLKQLTSYMAVLTTGIRDSRGNDSTPSQTYFLTKRTAPLCAAGASTDPLLPTATACALEPLRQLTNSHLAAAASAGVNRDSVVLSWVATTQSITPVLQAVRSVTQPGAITVAPSGLNTSIAGLPPVANIFIGTLRVPYYLSAPSQANPTAPLNTFWRAAPGAYVPPFNQAGLNPTSRNITFANPIPVATGNETIPVLMTVPNANSGRTKPAAGWPVVIFQHGITRNRSDALAISATLAAQGFVVVAIDLPLHGLPANNPLAIGNTPFGAVARERTFGVDYINNTTGAAGPDGVADDSGAHMINLSSLLTSRDNLRQGVADLFVLARTLPNIDLDANGAGDLDASRVAFVGQSLGSIVGTSFLALESTVNVGLLSVPGGGIARMLEASPTFGPRIRAGLAAGAGLQPGTPSYDQFFGATQQIIDSADPVNYGFASATDAIVLHEVVGNGSNVLPDQVIPNRVTGAPLSGTEPLIAALGLPTVTATTQAATGVRGAVRFTAGDHGSLLNPTASAAATAEMQGQMASLIVSAGQAVQVTNTSVIRTQ from the coding sequence ATGCAGGCTCGATTGACCCTGGCATTGGCGCTGTCGGCCGCGCTGCTCGCAGGCTGCAGCGGCTCCTCCAACAGTCCACGCGCGGTGCCGGTAACGCCGGCGACCAACAACAACGGCACGCCGGTCGCAGGCATCATCACCGCTCGTTTCGATCCTGCTGCAGGCGTCGTACCGACGCCCAACAACCTGCTGCTGTCGGGCACCACCGACCTCACCCTCAACATCCCCGTGGCGGGTGGCGAGGGCTCGACCAACTTCGGCGACCCGCAGGTCGCGATCAACACCCTCGACGGCTGGAGCACCACGTCGCCCTGGTCGTTCTCGTTCAGCGACGCGCCCAATGCCGCCTCGGTGGTGCCAGGGCAGAGCGTGCGCCTGTTCGAAGTGGCGCTGACGGGCCCCGGTGGCGGCGTCACCCGCGTGGTGCGCGAGCTGACCCCGGGCGTCGATTTCGCGACTGCGCCGCAGGCGAGCGACAGCACTGGCCGCAGCTGGGCCATCGTGCCGCTGAAGCCGCTGAAGCAGCTGACTTCCTACATGGCTGTGCTGACGACCGGCATCCGCGACAGCCGCGGCAATGACAGCACGCCCTCGCAGACCTACTTCCTCACCAAGCGCACTGCGCCCCTGTGCGCTGCAGGCGCGAGCACCGATCCGCTGCTTCCGACCGCCACGGCCTGCGCACTCGAGCCGCTGCGTCAGCTGACCAACTCGCATCTCGCCGCCGCCGCTTCGGCCGGCGTCAATCGCGACTCCGTGGTGCTGAGCTGGGTTGCCACCACCCAGAGCATCACTCCTGTGCTGCAGGCGGTGCGCTCGGTCACCCAGCCGGGTGCGATCACCGTGGCGCCCTCGGGCCTCAACACCTCGATTGCCGGGCTGCCGCCGGTCGCCAACATCTTCATCGGCACCCTGCGCGTGCCCTACTACCTGTCGGCGCCGAGCCAGGCGAACCCGACGGCGCCGCTCAACACCTTCTGGCGCGCGGCCCCGGGTGCCTACGTGCCGCCGTTCAACCAGGCCGGCCTGAACCCGACCTCGCGCAACATCACCTTCGCTAATCCGATCCCGGTGGCGACCGGCAACGAAACGATCCCGGTGCTGATGACGGTGCCGAACGCCAACTCCGGCCGCACCAAGCCGGCGGCGGGCTGGCCGGTGGTGATTTTCCAGCACGGCATCACCCGCAATCGCAGCGACGCGCTGGCCATCTCGGCCACGCTGGCCGCGCAGGGCTTCGTGGTTGTGGCGATCGACCTGCCGCTGCATGGCCTGCCGGCCAACAACCCGCTGGCCATCGGCAACACGCCCTTCGGCGCGGTCGCCCGCGAGCGCACCTTCGGCGTCGACTACATCAACAACACCACGGGTGCGGCGGGCCCGGACGGCGTGGCGGATGATTCCGGCGCGCACATGATCAACCTGAGCTCGCTGCTGACCTCGCGCGACAATCTGCGCCAGGGCGTGGCCGATCTGTTCGTGCTGGCGCGCACCCTGCCGAACATCGACCTCGACGCCAACGGTGCGGGCGATCTTGACGCCTCGCGCGTCGCGTTCGTCGGCCAGTCGCTGGGTTCGATCGTGGGCACCTCGTTCCTCGCGCTGGAGTCGACCGTGAATGTGGGTCTGCTGTCGGTGCCGGGCGGTGGCATCGCGCGCATGCTCGAGGCCTCGCCGACCTTCGGCCCGCGCATCCGCGCCGGTCTGGCCGCCGGTGCCGGCCTGCAGCCGGGCACGCCCTCGTACGACCAGTTCTTCGGTGCGACCCAGCAGATCATCGACTCGGCTGATCCGGTCAACTACGGCTTCGCCTCCGCCACTGATGCCATCGTCCTGCACGAAGTGGTGGGCAACGGCAGCAACGTGCTGCCCGACCAGGTCATTCCGAACCGCGTGACCGGCGCGCCGCTGTCCGGCACCGAGCCATTGATCGCCGCGCTCGGCCTGCCCACCGTCACCGCCACCACCCAGGCCGCCACTGGCGTGCGCGGAGCGGTGCGCTTCACCGCCGGTGACCACGGCTCGCTGCTGAACCCGACCGCCTCCGCGGCCGCCACCGCCGAGATGCAGGGCCAGATGGCCAGCCTGATCGTCTCCGCCGGCCAGGCTGTGCAGGTCACCAACACCTCCGTCATCCGCACGCAGTAA
- a CDS encoding MMPL family transporter: protein MAHGSSSNNDTFLHRTAERLVFGARPLVLVLFAVVTVVMLYFASQLRVDAGFKKQIPLDHEYMQTFLEYEQNFGGANRVLVAVMAKDGDMFDQEFFQLMEKVTADVIAIDETDDARVRSIFTPNVRFVEVVEDGFAGGNVIPPEFTPNLEGWTATPEDFATVRSNIVKASIVGQLVSRDFSGAMVWADLIPEDSGQRLDYQAVAAQFEDIRQKYENENYTVHIIGFAKMVGDIADGARSVIYFFFLTIAMTWLLLFIYSSSVKLATLTVFAALISVVWMLGALRLLGFGIDPMNMLTPFLIFAIAVSHGEQMINRFRGEIFFGGLEEGSVDELRARAKYAVGPLEAAKISFRMLLVPGTVALVAGCIGFGAIMVIPIDMVRELAITATIGVALTILTDLVLLPVMLSYTRLRNLEKKREFRLRQLTKFDRIWAFLAKGSRPLPAFILVTVGVVGWYFAEREGDKVMIGDAQAGVAELWPEARYNQDAEMISSRFALGVDILNVIAEAGPSACTTSYAAMELLDRFSWHMRNVEGVEQVISLPMAAKIVYAGYNEGNIRWRTLPRDGDSLRLSTQSFETDTGLLNSDCSAMSIMMFLSDHKATTIDRIVAAVKEFREANNAYHLDFRARHEGLLKEAEARGETYTTDEVNLRLGTGNIGVMAAINDTVRASEHTILYLLYAAVFVMCLISFRSLVAALCILLPLVLVTELGHTLMVELGIGMKVNTLCVVALGVGIGVDYGIYIYARMAEALKQGHDLTHSYFIALKTTGIAIFYTALTLAAGVGTWVFSELKFQADMGLMLTFMFIMNMIGAVVLIPALLFWLSKLSPRFARA, encoded by the coding sequence ATGGCCCACGGATCCAGTTCCAACAACGATACCTTTCTGCACCGCACGGCCGAGCGCCTGGTCTTCGGCGCCCGCCCGCTGGTGCTCGTGCTGTTTGCTGTCGTCACGGTGGTGATGCTGTATTTCGCCAGCCAGCTCAGGGTCGACGCCGGGTTCAAGAAGCAGATCCCGCTCGATCACGAGTACATGCAGACCTTCCTCGAGTACGAGCAGAACTTTGGCGGTGCGAACCGCGTCCTGGTGGCGGTCATGGCCAAGGACGGCGACATGTTCGACCAGGAGTTCTTCCAACTGATGGAGAAGGTCACGGCGGACGTGATCGCCATCGACGAGACCGACGATGCGCGCGTGCGCTCGATCTTCACCCCGAACGTCCGCTTCGTCGAAGTGGTCGAGGATGGCTTCGCCGGTGGCAACGTCATCCCGCCGGAGTTCACGCCCAATCTGGAGGGTTGGACGGCGACGCCCGAGGATTTCGCCACCGTCCGCAGCAACATCGTCAAGGCCAGCATCGTCGGCCAGCTGGTGTCGCGTGATTTTTCGGGTGCGATGGTCTGGGCCGACCTGATTCCGGAAGACTCGGGCCAGCGCCTCGACTACCAGGCGGTCGCGGCGCAGTTCGAGGATATCCGCCAGAAATACGAGAACGAGAACTACACCGTCCACATCATCGGTTTCGCCAAGATGGTGGGCGACATCGCCGACGGCGCGCGTTCGGTCATCTACTTCTTCTTCCTGACCATCGCGATGACCTGGCTGCTGCTGTTCATCTACTCCAGCTCGGTCAAGCTGGCCACGCTCACCGTGTTCGCGGCGCTGATCTCGGTGGTGTGGATGTTGGGCGCGCTCCGACTGCTCGGGTTCGGCATCGATCCGATGAACATGCTGACGCCGTTCCTTATCTTCGCGATCGCGGTCAGTCACGGCGAACAGATGATCAACCGCTTCCGCGGCGAGATCTTCTTCGGCGGGCTTGAAGAGGGCAGCGTTGACGAGCTGCGCGCGCGCGCCAAGTACGCCGTGGGACCGCTCGAGGCCGCCAAGATCTCGTTCCGCATGCTGCTGGTGCCGGGCACGGTGGCGCTGGTCGCCGGCTGTATCGGCTTCGGCGCGATCATGGTGATCCCTATCGACATGGTCCGCGAGCTGGCGATCACGGCGACGATTGGCGTCGCTCTGACCATCCTGACCGACCTCGTTCTGCTGCCGGTGATGCTGAGCTACACGCGCCTGCGCAACCTTGAGAAGAAGCGCGAGTTCCGCCTGCGCCAGTTGACCAAGTTCGACCGCATCTGGGCCTTCCTCGCCAAGGGCAGCCGCCCGCTGCCTGCCTTCATCCTCGTGACCGTGGGCGTGGTCGGCTGGTACTTCGCCGAGCGCGAGGGCGACAAGGTGATGATCGGCGACGCCCAGGCCGGTGTCGCCGAGCTGTGGCCGGAAGCGCGCTACAACCAGGACGCCGAGATGATCTCCTCGCGTTTCGCCCTGGGCGTGGACATCCTCAACGTGATCGCCGAGGCGGGTCCGTCCGCCTGCACCACCAGCTATGCGGCGATGGAGCTGCTCGACCGCTTCAGCTGGCACATGCGCAACGTCGAGGGCGTGGAGCAGGTCATCAGCCTGCCGATGGCGGCGAAGATCGTTTACGCCGGCTACAACGAAGGCAATATCCGCTGGCGCACCTTGCCGCGCGATGGCGACTCGCTGCGTCTGTCGACGCAGAGCTTCGAAACCGACACCGGCCTGCTCAACTCCGACTGCAGCGCCATGTCGATCATGATGTTCCTCAGCGACCACAAGGCGACCACCATCGACCGTATCGTCGCTGCGGTGAAGGAGTTCCGCGAGGCCAACAACGCCTATCATCTCGACTTCCGCGCCCGTCACGAAGGGCTGCTGAAGGAGGCCGAGGCCCGCGGCGAGACCTACACCACCGACGAGGTCAATCTGCGCTTGGGCACCGGCAACATCGGCGTCATGGCGGCAATCAACGACACCGTGCGCGCGTCCGAGCACACCATCCTGTACCTGCTCTACGCCGCCGTGTTCGTCATGTGCCTGATCAGTTTCCGCAGCCTGGTCGCAGCCCTGTGCATCCTGCTGCCGCTGGTGCTGGTCACCGAACTGGGCCACACCCTCATGGTGGAGCTGGGCATCGGCATGAAGGTGAACACCCTGTGCGTGGTTGCACTCGGCGTCGGCATCGGCGTGGACTACGGCATCTACATCTATGCGCGCATGGCCGAAGCGCTGAAGCAGGGCCACGACCTCACGCACTCCTACTTCATTGCGCTGAAGACCACGGGCATCGCGATCTTCTACACCGCGCTGACGCTGGCGGCAGGCGTGGGTACCTGGGTGTTCTCTGAGCTGAAGTTCCAGGCCGACATGGGGCTGATGCTGACCTTCATGTTCATCATGAACATGATCGGCGCCGTGGTCCTGATCCCAGCCCTGCTGTTCTGGCTGTCCAAGCTCAGCCCGCGCTTCGCGCGCGCCTGA
- a CDS encoding DUF1302 domain-containing protein, protein MTKIHTHVRAGRPMLLRAPMALAVGAALLAGSAHAAEFSRGDFTMSIDTTLTYGASSRVEERNNALVGKINLDPTLGARVTALQQQNRWAEAQALAASAPGRFSVNSDDGNLKYEKGDLISNALGITSEISMNWTNWGAFVRATGFYDFEAMSRDDISDAAKERIGKRARLLDAFVYRDFIIANDFTGNFRFGRQVVSWGESTFIQGGINVINPVDVSRLRVAGAELKEAFLPVNSIFASFNLTENLALETLYLLEWSETEVEPSGTYFANNDFGLVGGEFVMLNFGLVDEPANFNVCRTTPAADPRCGAAFPRSADREARDLGQFGVALRYFASELGDTEFGLYYLRYHSRLPFVSGTSITNASPTSGRYFIEYPEDINLYGLSWNTNIGTIAFQGELSYRDNAPLQIDDVEVLFAGLSPLNPLIQEPFLRFRSRLGQFGPGQYLKGWERHEVSQLQFTLTKAFGPGNFLGADQIATVGEFGATKVWDLPAVEVLPYQGDGTDTGCGPDWISGGGRNPLNACGGFATSFSWGYRLAARADYNSVGGSTWNVSPRIAFNHDVNGTTPGAGGNFVKGRKSSTVGVEGNYLNKWVLDLSYTSFWGGGIYNLTSDRDFVAVSAKYLF, encoded by the coding sequence ATGACCAAGATCCACACGCATGTCCGAGCGGGCCGTCCGATGCTGCTGCGCGCGCCGATGGCGCTCGCGGTAGGCGCCGCCCTGCTGGCAGGCTCCGCGCACGCGGCCGAGTTCAGCCGCGGCGACTTCACGATGAGCATCGACACCACGCTGACCTACGGCGCCTCCTCGCGCGTCGAAGAGCGCAACAACGCTCTTGTCGGCAAGATCAATCTCGACCCCACCCTGGGGGCCCGCGTCACTGCCCTGCAGCAGCAGAACCGCTGGGCGGAAGCGCAGGCGCTGGCCGCCTCCGCGCCCGGGCGTTTTTCGGTCAACTCCGACGACGGCAACCTGAAGTACGAAAAGGGCGACCTGATCTCGAACGCGCTCGGCATCACCTCCGAGATCAGCATGAACTGGACGAACTGGGGCGCCTTCGTGCGCGCCACCGGCTTCTACGATTTCGAGGCGATGAGTCGAGATGACATTTCCGACGCGGCCAAGGAGCGCATCGGCAAGCGCGCCCGCCTGCTCGACGCCTTCGTCTACCGCGATTTCATCATCGCCAACGATTTCACCGGCAACTTCCGCTTCGGTCGCCAGGTGGTGAGCTGGGGCGAAAGCACCTTCATCCAGGGCGGCATCAACGTCATCAACCCGGTCGACGTTTCGCGTCTGCGTGTGGCGGGCGCTGAGCTGAAGGAAGCCTTCCTGCCGGTGAACTCGATCTTCGCCTCGTTCAATCTGACCGAGAACCTCGCGCTGGAGACCCTGTACCTGCTGGAGTGGTCGGAAACCGAAGTCGAACCCTCGGGCACCTACTTCGCCAACAACGATTTCGGTCTGGTCGGCGGCGAGTTCGTGATGCTGAACTTCGGTCTGGTCGACGAGCCGGCCAACTTCAACGTCTGCCGCACCACGCCTGCCGCCGATCCGCGCTGCGGCGCCGCCTTCCCGCGCTCCGCCGATCGCGAAGCCCGCGACCTCGGCCAGTTCGGCGTGGCTTTGCGCTACTTCGCCTCCGAGCTCGGCGACACCGAGTTCGGCCTGTACTACCTGCGCTACCACAGCCGCCTGCCCTTCGTGTCGGGCACCTCGATCACCAATGCCAGCCCGACCTCCGGCCGCTACTTCATCGAGTACCCGGAGGACATCAACCTCTATGGTCTCAGCTGGAACACCAACATCGGCACCATCGCCTTCCAGGGCGAGCTCAGCTATCGCGACAACGCACCGCTGCAGATCGACGACGTCGAGGTGCTGTTCGCCGGCCTGTCGCCGCTGAACCCGCTGATCCAGGAGCCCTTCCTGCGCTTCCGCAGCCGCTTGGGCCAGTTCGGTCCGGGCCAGTACCTGAAAGGCTGGGAGCGCCATGAAGTCAGCCAGCTGCAGTTCACCCTGACCAAGGCCTTCGGCCCCGGCAATTTCCTCGGCGCGGATCAGATCGCCACGGTCGGCGAGTTCGGCGCCACCAAGGTGTGGGATCTGCCGGCGGTTGAGGTTCTGCCTTACCAGGGTGATGGCACCGACACCGGCTGCGGCCCGGATTGGATCAGCGGCGGTGGCCGCAATCCGCTCAACGCCTGCGGCGGTTTCGCGACCTCGTTCTCCTGGGGCTATCGCCTCGCGGCGCGCGCCGATTACAACAGCGTTGGCGGCAGCACCTGGAACGTCTCGCCGCGCATTGCTTTCAACCACGACGTCAACGGCACCACCCCCGGTGCCGGCGGCAACTTCGTGAAGGGCCGCAAGTCCTCCACGGTCGGCGTCGAGGGCAACTACCTCAACAAGTGGGTGCTGGACCTGTCGTACACCTCGTTCTGGGGCGGCGGCATCTACAACCTCACCAGCGACCGTGACTTCGTGGCGGTCTCCGCCAAGTACCTCTTCTGA
- the coaBC gene encoding bifunctional phosphopantothenoylcysteine decarboxylase/phosphopantothenate--cysteine ligase CoaBC codes for MGRFRGRTFPVTAAPSARRILLGVSGGIAAYKSAELVRLLRAGGAEVQVVMTASARHFIGPLTLQALSGNPVRDSLWDAAAEAAMGHIELARWADLILLAPATADLLARLAQGRADDLLTTLCLASDRPLWAAPAMNRLMWAHAATQANIGLLRARGVCVLGPGVGAQACGETGEGRMLEPADIAAAALAELAPRVPGLSGRRFLINAGPTYEDIDPVRFLGNRSSGKMGFALAEAAAASGAEVTLIAGPVVLPTPPGVQRINVRSAAQMREAVLQRLEGMDVFIAAAAVADYRPRECAEQKIKKSADTFNIDCVRNPDIVAEAAARQNRPLVVGFAAETREVETYARDKLERKGLDLIAANDVAAPGLGFESESNALTVLWKGGRARIETAPKPEVARLLLEIIAERLGGQR; via the coding sequence ATCGGCCGTTTTCGGGGTAGGACTTTTCCTGTGACCGCAGCTCCCTCCGCGCGGCGCATTCTTCTGGGCGTTTCTGGCGGCATCGCCGCCTACAAGTCGGCCGAGCTGGTGCGCTTGCTGCGTGCCGGCGGCGCCGAAGTGCAGGTGGTGATGACCGCCAGCGCCCGTCACTTCATCGGCCCCTTGACCCTGCAGGCGCTGTCGGGGAACCCGGTCCGCGATTCGCTCTGGGATGCCGCCGCCGAGGCCGCGATGGGGCACATCGAGCTGGCCCGCTGGGCCGATCTGATCCTGCTGGCGCCGGCGACCGCTGACCTGCTGGCGCGCCTGGCGCAGGGGCGGGCGGACGACCTGCTGACCACGCTCTGCCTTGCGTCGGACCGCCCGCTTTGGGCGGCGCCGGCGATGAACCGACTGATGTGGGCGCACGCCGCCACACAGGCGAACATCGGGCTGCTGCGCGCACGCGGTGTGTGCGTGCTGGGTCCCGGCGTGGGTGCGCAGGCCTGCGGCGAGACGGGCGAGGGGCGGATGCTGGAGCCCGCCGACATCGCTGCCGCGGCCTTGGCGGAATTGGCGCCGCGCGTGCCCGGTCTCTCGGGCCGGCGCTTTCTCATCAATGCCGGACCCACCTACGAGGACATCGATCCCGTGCGCTTCCTGGGCAACCGCAGTTCGGGAAAGATGGGGTTCGCCCTGGCCGAAGCGGCGGCGGCCTCAGGCGCCGAGGTCACTCTGATCGCGGGCCCGGTGGTGCTGCCCACGCCCCCTGGCGTGCAGCGCATCAACGTGCGCTCTGCGGCGCAGATGCGCGAGGCCGTGCTGCAGCGGCTTGAAGGCATGGACGTGTTCATCGCGGCGGCTGCGGTCGCAGACTATCGGCCGCGCGAGTGCGCCGAGCAGAAGATCAAGAAGTCGGCCGACACCTTCAACATCGACTGCGTGCGCAATCCGGACATCGTGGCCGAAGCCGCCGCGCGTCAGAATCGGCCGCTGGTGGTCGGCTTCGCTGCCGAAACCCGCGAGGTTGAAACCTATGCGCGGGACAAACTGGAACGAAAAGGGCTGGATCTGATCGCCGCCAACGATGTGGCCGCACCGGGTTTGGGCTTCGAGAGTGAGAGCAACGCGCTGACCGTGCTCTGGAAGGGCGGCCGCGCCCGCATCGAGACCGCGCCCAAGCCAGAAGTGGCCCGTCTTTTGCTGGAGATCATCGCGGAACGCCTCGGAGGCCAGCGATGA
- a CDS encoding DUF1329 domain-containing protein: MRKFTTTALALAALTFSTGALSAVSAEQAARLGKDLTPMGAEKAGNAAGTIPAWEGGLTTPPAGYKVGDHHPDPFAADRPQFSITPANYKEHADKLSVGQQAMFERYPTFRMDIYPTRRSAAFPQRTYEFSIKNATTAQLVANGDGVENAAEGIPFPIPQNGQEVIWNHKMKYKGVSSARWANQAAVTTSGQFNLVRIREEFLGLYYKPGNTIADINNILLYFYQVVESPARLAGQVLLVHETLNQQAQIRQAWVYNPGQRRVRRAPNVAYDNPGTASDGLRTNDMTDMFNGALDRYDWKLVGKKEMYVPYNSYKAHSDQVKVADLIRPNHLNPDYLRYELHRVWVVEATLKEGQRHINPRRTFYVDEDSWQILVLDHYDSQGEIWRYSEAPSVTYYEVPVFWTTLETHHDLKSGRYIVSGLDNEDDMVDFSHQSTPDSYSPQNLRARGVR; encoded by the coding sequence ATGCGCAAGTTCACCACCACCGCCCTGGCCCTCGCCGCGCTGACCTTCAGCACCGGCGCGCTGTCCGCGGTCAGCGCCGAGCAGGCAGCCCGTCTGGGCAAGGACCTCACCCCGATGGGCGCCGAGAAGGCCGGCAATGCGGCGGGCACCATCCCGGCCTGGGAGGGCGGCCTCACCACGCCGCCCGCCGGCTACAAGGTCGGCGATCACCATCCCGATCCGTTCGCCGCCGACCGCCCGCAGTTCAGCATCACCCCGGCGAACTACAAGGAGCACGCCGACAAGCTGAGCGTCGGCCAGCAGGCGATGTTCGAGCGCTATCCGACCTTCCGGATGGACATCTATCCGACCCGTCGTTCGGCGGCGTTCCCGCAGCGCACGTACGAGTTCAGCATCAAGAACGCGACCACCGCCCAGCTGGTGGCCAACGGTGACGGCGTCGAGAACGCGGCGGAAGGCATTCCCTTCCCGATCCCGCAGAACGGCCAGGAAGTCATCTGGAATCACAAGATGAAGTACAAGGGCGTCTCCAGCGCCCGTTGGGCCAACCAGGCGGCGGTCACGACCAGCGGCCAGTTCAACCTGGTGCGCATCCGCGAGGAGTTCCTGGGCCTGTACTACAAGCCGGGCAACACCATCGCCGACATCAACAACATCCTGCTGTACTTCTACCAGGTGGTCGAAAGCCCGGCCCGTCTGGCAGGCCAGGTGCTGCTGGTGCACGAAACCCTGAACCAGCAGGCACAGATCCGCCAGGCCTGGGTGTACAACCCCGGTCAGCGTCGCGTGCGTCGCGCGCCCAACGTGGCCTACGACAACCCCGGCACGGCCTCGGACGGCCTGCGCACCAATGACATGACCGACATGTTCAACGGCGCGCTCGACCGCTACGACTGGAAGCTGGTCGGCAAGAAGGAAATGTACGTGCCGTACAACTCCTACAAGGCCCACAGCGACCAGGTGAAGGTGGCCGACCTGATCCGTCCCAACCATCTGAACCCGGACTACCTGCGCTACGAGCTGCATCGCGTGTGGGTCGTCGAAGCGACGCTCAAGGAAGGTCAGCGCCACATCAATCCGCGTCGCACCTTCTATGTCGACGAGGACAGCTGGCAGATCCTGGTGCTCGACCACTACGACAGCCAGGGCGAGATCTGGCGCTACTCGGAAGCGCCCTCGGTGACGTACTACGAGGTGCCGGTGTTCTGGACCACCCTGGAGACCCACCACGACCTGAAGTCCGGCCGCTACATCGTCAGCGGTCTGGACAACGAGGACGACATGGTCGACTTCTCGCACCAGAGCACGCCCGACAGCTACTCGCCGCAGAACCTGCGCGCGCGCGGCGTCCGCTGA
- the dut gene encoding dUTP diphosphatase — protein sequence MSAPVPVALRVLDPRLGREFPLPEYATAGAAGLDLRAMIEAPLRLQPGESMLVPSGIAIHLNDPGLCAVVLPRSGLGHKQGLVLGNLVGLIDSDYQGPLMISLWNRSAQTCEVAPGDRVAQLVVMPVQRVTLQRVEAFEASARGEGGFGHTGVR from the coding sequence ATGAGTGCACCGGTGCCGGTGGCGCTGCGGGTTCTGGACCCGCGCTTGGGGCGCGAGTTTCCGCTGCCGGAGTACGCGACCGCCGGCGCTGCCGGGCTGGATCTGCGCGCCATGATCGAGGCGCCGCTCCGCCTGCAGCCGGGTGAGTCGATGCTGGTGCCTTCGGGCATTGCGATACATTTGAACGATCCGGGCCTGTGCGCTGTGGTGCTGCCGCGTTCGGGGCTGGGCCACAAGCAAGGCTTGGTGCTGGGCAATCTGGTGGGTCTGATCGACTCGGACTATCAGGGCCCGCTGATGATCAGCCTGTGGAACCGCAGCGCGCAGACGTGTGAGGTCGCCCCCGGGGATCGCGTCGCGCAGCTGGTGGTAATGCCAGTGCAGCGGGTGACGCTGCAGCGCGTCGAGGCCTTCGAGGCCAGCGCGCGCGGCGAGGGCGGCTTCGGGCATACCGGGGTTCGTTGA